In the Lepus europaeus isolate LE1 chromosome 18, mLepTim1.pri, whole genome shotgun sequence genome, one interval contains:
- the RPL27 gene encoding large ribosomal subunit protein eL27 encodes MGKFMKPGKVVLVLAGRYSGRKAVIVKNIDDGTSDRPYSHALVAGIDRYPRKVTAAMGKKKIAKRSKIKSFVKVYNYNHLMPTRYSVDIPLDKTVVNKDVFRDPALKRKARREAKVKFEERYKTGKNKWFFQKLRF; translated from the exons ATGGGCAAGTTCATGAAACCCGGGAAAGTGGTGCTGGTCCTGGCCGGACGCTACTCGGGACGCAAAGCCGTCATCGTGAAG AACATTGACGATGGCACCTCGGACCGCCCCTACAGCCACGCTCTGGTGGCCGGAATTGACCGCTACCCCCGGAAAGTGACAGCCGCCATGGGCAAGAAGAAGATCGCCAAGCGGTCGAAGATCAAGTCTTTTGTGAAAGTTTATAACTACAATCACCTCATGCCCACCAG GTACTCTGTGGATATTCCCTTGGACAAAACCGTGGTCAACAAGGATGTCTTCAGGGACCCTGCTCTTAAACGCAAGGCCCGACGAGAGGCTAAGGTCAAGTTCGAAGAGAG GTACAAGACCGGCAAGAACAAGTGGTTCTTCCAGAAGCTGCGGTTTTAG
- the RUNDC1 gene encoding RUN domain-containing protein 1 isoform X1, with amino-acid sequence MAAAEAAAEPVAVVAAAGPKAKNVEEEEEESLPPCEAVRWAPVGAVAEAGPGAAAFSEAAAAEEPGAAPGSPPDSPGRTLRRLRAERRRLDSALLALSSHFAQVQFRLRQVVRGAPAEQQRLLRELEDFAFRGCPHVLGYGGPGDPASDEGDGLPGDRPRLRGQDPSEQEKRDRLEAQREKQKELILQLKTQLDDLETFAYQEGSYDSLPQSVVLERQRVIIDELIKKLDMNLNEDIGSLSTEELRQRVDAAVAQIVNPARVKEQLVEQLKTQIRDLEMFINFIQDEVGSPLQTGGGQCECKASGKTGNGSARMGSSRLPPGNSKMKAEDVKRVRETGLHLMRRALAVLQIFAVSQFGCTTGQIPQTLWQRGQADRDYAPLLKRLEVSVDRVRQLALRHQPRDHVITSASLQDLSLGGRDELTTAVRKELTVAVRDLLAHGLYASSPGMSLVMAPIACLLPAFSSAPEAMHPWELFVKYYHAKNGRAYVESPARKLSQAFALPVTGSAAVTPTQSLLTAIHAVLTEHGPFKRSADSELKALVCMALNEQRLVSWMNLICKSGALIEPHYQPWSYMAHTGFESALNLLSRLSSLKFSLPVDLAVRQLKNIKDAF; translated from the exons ATGGCGGCTGCCGAAGCGGCTGCGGAGCCGGTCGCTGTGGTGGCGGCCGCTGGGCCAAAGGCTAAGAAcgtagaggaggaggaagaggagtcgCTGCCACCGTGCGAGGCGGTGCGCTGGGCCCCCGTGGGGGCGGTGGCAGAGGCCGGGCCCGGGGCGGCTGCCTTCTCGGAAGCAGCGGCGGCCGAGGAGCCTGGCGCGGCCCCGGGATCCCCGCCGGACTCGCCGGGCCGGACGCTGAGGCGGCTGCGGGCCGAGCGGCGGCGGCTGGACTCGGCACTGCTCGCGCTGTCCTCGCACTTCGCGCAGGTGCAGTTCCGCTTGCGCCAGGTGGTGCGCGGGGCGCCGGCCGAGCAGCAGCGCCTGCTGCGCGAGCTCGAGGACTTCGCCTTCCGCGGCTGCCCCCACGTCCTGGGGTACGGGGGGCCCGGAGACCCTGCCAGCGACGAGGGCGACGGGCTGCCGGGAGACCGGCCGCGGCTGCGGGGCCAGGACCCG AGTGAACAGGAGAAGCGGGATCGCCTGGAAGCCCAGCGGGAGAAGCAGAAGGAGCTGATCCTGCAGCTCAAGACCCAGCTGGATGACCTGGAGACGTTTGCCTACCAGGAGGGCAGCTACGACTCCTTGCCGCAGTCTGTGGTCCTGGAAAGGCAGCGG GTGATCATAGATGAGCTCATAAAGAAGCTGGACATGAATTTGAATGAGGACATCGGTTCCCTGTCCACGGAAGAACTCCGTCAGCGTGTGGACGCAGCCGTGGCTCAGATCGTCAACCCAGCCCGAGTGAAAGAGCAGTTGGTTGAGCAGCTGAAAACCCAGATCCGAGACCTCGAGATGTTCATCAACTTCATTCAAG ATGAAGTGGGAAGCCCCTTGCAAACAGGTGGTGGACAGTGTGAGTGCAAGGCCAGCGGGAAGACAGGAAATGGCTCCGCCAGGATGGGGAGCAGCAGGTTGCCTCCAGGAAACAGCAAGA TGAAGGCGGAAGATGTGAAGAGGGTCCGGGAGACGGGGCTGCACCTGATGCGGCGAGCGCTGGCGGTGCTGCAGATCTTTGCCGTTAGCCAGTTTGGTTGCACCACAGGCCAGATCCCTCAAACCCTGTGGCAGAGGGGCCAGGCTGACAGAGACTATGCACCCTTGTTGAAGAGGCTGGAGGTGTCTGTGGACAGAGTGAGGCAGCTGGCCTTGAGACACCAGCCGCGCGACCACGTCATCACCTCTGCCAGCCTCCAGGACCtctctctgggaggcagggatgagCTGACCACGGCTGTCCGGAAGGAGCTGACCGTGGCCGTGAGGGACCTGCTGGCCCACGGACTGTACGCCTCCTCCCCGGGGATGAGCCTCGTCATGGCCCCCATTGCTTGTTTGCTGCCAGCCTTCTCTTCAGCCCCCGAGGCCATGCACCCCTGGGAGCTCTTTGTGAAGTACTACCATGCTAAGAACGGCCGCGCGTACGTGGAATCCCCGGCCCGGAAGCTCTCCCAGGCCTTCGCCCTGCCTGTTACGGGAAGCGCTGCTGTGACCCCCACACAGAGCCTGCTGACGGCCATCCACGCGGTGCTGACAGAGCACGGCCCTTTCAAGCGCAGTGCAGACTCGGAGCTGAAGGCCCTGGTGTGCATGGCGCTGAACGAGCAGCGTCTGGTGTCCTGGATGAATCTCATCTGCAAGTCAGGCGCTCTCATCGAGCCGCACTACCAGCCGTGGAGCTACATGGCCCACACCGGCTTTGAGAGCGCCCTCAACCTACTCAGTCGCCTCAGCAGCCTCAAGTTCAGCCTCCCCGTGGACCTAGCCGTGCGCCAGCTCAAGAACATCAAAGATGCCTTTTAA
- the RUNDC1 gene encoding RUN domain-containing protein 1 isoform X2, with protein MPGREVALRVQSPSLILQESLSRRDRILHKQCDRSVYPVRPGGAGCSATCRRRWGRLRGPSEESLAHWLSQAGTRIAFQSEQEKRDRLEAQREKQKELILQLKTQLDDLETFAYQEGSYDSLPQSVVLERQRVIIDELIKKLDMNLNEDIGSLSTEELRQRVDAAVAQIVNPARVKEQLVEQLKTQIRDLEMFINFIQDEVGSPLQTGGGQCECKASGKTGNGSARMGSSRLPPGNSKMKAEDVKRVRETGLHLMRRALAVLQIFAVSQFGCTTGQIPQTLWQRGQADRDYAPLLKRLEVSVDRVRQLALRHQPRDHVITSASLQDLSLGGRDELTTAVRKELTVAVRDLLAHGLYASSPGMSLVMAPIACLLPAFSSAPEAMHPWELFVKYYHAKNGRAYVESPARKLSQAFALPVTGSAAVTPTQSLLTAIHAVLTEHGPFKRSADSELKALVCMALNEQRLVSWMNLICKSGALIEPHYQPWSYMAHTGFESALNLLSRLSSLKFSLPVDLAVRQLKNIKDAF; from the exons ATGCCAGGCAGGGAGGTGGCATTGAGGGTTCAAAGTCCAAGCCTTATCCTGCAGGAGTCCTTATCTAGGAGAGACAGAATCCTGCACAAACAGTGTGACAGGAGTGTGTACCCAGTGCGGCCGGGGGGAGCCGGCTGCAGCGCCACCTGCAGGAGAAGGTGGGGAAGGCTGAGGGGGCCCTCTGAGGAAAGCCTTGCTCACTGGTTGAGCCAAGCCGGAACAAGAATTGCTTTTCAG AGTGAACAGGAGAAGCGGGATCGCCTGGAAGCCCAGCGGGAGAAGCAGAAGGAGCTGATCCTGCAGCTCAAGACCCAGCTGGATGACCTGGAGACGTTTGCCTACCAGGAGGGCAGCTACGACTCCTTGCCGCAGTCTGTGGTCCTGGAAAGGCAGCGG GTGATCATAGATGAGCTCATAAAGAAGCTGGACATGAATTTGAATGAGGACATCGGTTCCCTGTCCACGGAAGAACTCCGTCAGCGTGTGGACGCAGCCGTGGCTCAGATCGTCAACCCAGCCCGAGTGAAAGAGCAGTTGGTTGAGCAGCTGAAAACCCAGATCCGAGACCTCGAGATGTTCATCAACTTCATTCAAG ATGAAGTGGGAAGCCCCTTGCAAACAGGTGGTGGACAGTGTGAGTGCAAGGCCAGCGGGAAGACAGGAAATGGCTCCGCCAGGATGGGGAGCAGCAGGTTGCCTCCAGGAAACAGCAAGA TGAAGGCGGAAGATGTGAAGAGGGTCCGGGAGACGGGGCTGCACCTGATGCGGCGAGCGCTGGCGGTGCTGCAGATCTTTGCCGTTAGCCAGTTTGGTTGCACCACAGGCCAGATCCCTCAAACCCTGTGGCAGAGGGGCCAGGCTGACAGAGACTATGCACCCTTGTTGAAGAGGCTGGAGGTGTCTGTGGACAGAGTGAGGCAGCTGGCCTTGAGACACCAGCCGCGCGACCACGTCATCACCTCTGCCAGCCTCCAGGACCtctctctgggaggcagggatgagCTGACCACGGCTGTCCGGAAGGAGCTGACCGTGGCCGTGAGGGACCTGCTGGCCCACGGACTGTACGCCTCCTCCCCGGGGATGAGCCTCGTCATGGCCCCCATTGCTTGTTTGCTGCCAGCCTTCTCTTCAGCCCCCGAGGCCATGCACCCCTGGGAGCTCTTTGTGAAGTACTACCATGCTAAGAACGGCCGCGCGTACGTGGAATCCCCGGCCCGGAAGCTCTCCCAGGCCTTCGCCCTGCCTGTTACGGGAAGCGCTGCTGTGACCCCCACACAGAGCCTGCTGACGGCCATCCACGCGGTGCTGACAGAGCACGGCCCTTTCAAGCGCAGTGCAGACTCGGAGCTGAAGGCCCTGGTGTGCATGGCGCTGAACGAGCAGCGTCTGGTGTCCTGGATGAATCTCATCTGCAAGTCAGGCGCTCTCATCGAGCCGCACTACCAGCCGTGGAGCTACATGGCCCACACCGGCTTTGAGAGCGCCCTCAACCTACTCAGTCGCCTCAGCAGCCTCAAGTTCAGCCTCCCCGTGGACCTAGCCGTGCGCCAGCTCAAGAACATCAAAGATGCCTTTTAA